The sequence atgggatagacatacggctcctgaatccaagacgagaccaacgactgattaaggtttgagtctttacaggaggagggccggatgggggccgatctgccggcgggttctatgtTCCTATTGCACGTTTTGATggttattttgctttgttttaccTCGTTTTACATTATCCATTAACAATAAAGGCTGATTCCGTATCTCACGGGGCTCAGAAGAACATCAGGAATTTGGTTATTTTGCACCCCAAAAGCTTGGTGCGTCCGGCGGGCCCCGCGGAGCATGCGCGTGATTATCCAACGTTTCATGTCTTGTTTTATCGAGCAATGTTCCAATTTCCTGATTATCTTTAAGAATGCGGATGAGGCGAGCGCTCGGCTGGGTGCGGAGGGTCCCGACGCTTACGAAGTAAGATTTCTCTAAGCAGCCGCGCAGGCGCTCTCACGTCTTCCATAACCGAGTGGAATGGACACAATCTCCTGTCCTCATCATCACTTTCATTAACCGTTTGCGCTTAAAACCAACAAATGTAATGAATTAACGGAACCCCCCCTCCAAAATACAACCAATTACAATTTCACATTGGGGGgaaaactaatttatttaattaaaaaaaggaattaggAATTGTAGCGCGAAGGCGCGTtgtaagcaagaaaaaaaaggattttcatttatttaatcaaaGAGTAAAAAACActcagataataaaaaaaaatattaaggtcCTTCTTTGATTTTTCTTGTAATTCTTGAATTTTAGTTAAACGAACGCAGCGCTGCAGACCTCTCGAGTTGCTCGCTAATCCGTTCAGATGCCCAgttttattgtcatttttttttttggacaaattattaaagtattatttttccatgtttGCCTCGCCCTATGAAATgtagaaatattaataaaactgagtgttttgagcaaaaaaaaaataaaaaaaatcaatattgttTCCTTTTAGAACGCAAagtgtatgtaaaaaaataatagtttctGTAATGAGAATGATGGAAGGTTTCGCTGCATGCTCTAACCATCTCGCTGCACGGCCAGGAACGTTCACTAACCTCGCACGGGATGTGTGTTTGTTGCACGTTTCACGATTCTTAGCATTACTTTGGGTGCGTTTCTTTGGGATACAGTTTGATGGGAAACCGTGGAAACcgttacaaatgtattttaattaaaaaatgttgtgttATGTGGAAACATCGCGCCCAGAATTCACCAAACAGATTCAAATTCCCTAAAATGATAATTTCTTACACTGATTTGCTTTTAAATACAGAAGGCGAAAATAAgaccccccctccctctctcgACCCCCCCCGAGGGCTGTAACTGCCCCTCATTGCGTAATTAATGCGAGCCACACAGCCAGACGCAAATGCgattgaaatgaaaaaaaacttattttggtcttaatgtcacaaaaaaaaaaggtgaatgacTCAGAGACGCGAGACGTTTTCCATTCTGTGGTTTAATGCGTGACCCGTTATATATGACTGACAGTTTTTCAACAAATGACCCTAAAAAAGTCTATTTCTGTAGCCCTTAAGGCTAAATATTGACAAACTGCAAAGTGTAAGTAAATAGTCCAATAAGCGcgatataaagcaataaatattaataatattataatgataataataatatacacttCACTGCCCCCTGCTGGCCGGGAATATTACTGCAGCATTAAGTGAAAGGAGGAGAATCGGAAAACATAAACGCTTCCCCCGCCTGAGCTTCCGGCTCGGCTCTCGGTGGCGTTATGAATAATTCAGGGAGATAAAGCCCCGGAAACCCTCCCGTTACCGGATAAACTGTTAAAGCtcctgttccacctactctgttgAGTTTAACATCACAGCAGCCCTGCTGAcgccaaacccttcccagaaatggTTAATGGTGTAGAATTATGGATCATTCAGATACCGAACTGCCGCATGACGCCGCGTGACACAAAAGCCGGCACCGACGGGCTGCTGTAGAGCGGACGGTGTAATTAGGCCTAGGCCAAGCATGGCAAGTTCAGGGTGGCGGCGCCCCCTCACCGCGTAACAGGGAAAGATCCGGCTCCCGGTAGCACCACCGCGCAACCGACCGGTTAGAAAGGCGATCACAGATCTCCCCAAACCGGCCCATTTACCGTACAGAGGACGGTGCCGAGCTGGTACAGCCTCCATAGTTTACTTCCACCCAGCACCGCGGCAGCGATGAATATTCCGTGTTATGGAAGAGGCGTAAGCGATcattttaaaggatttttaATGTTTCTCCTTCTGTCCCCGCCAGCAGCCCGATGACGAAAGTCTTCCGCTCTCGAAAACCGCATCGCAGGAATCCCTGACTCCGGGGAAACTGGAAATCAACTTCGAGGAGAAGCTTAAGCATAAAATCGAGgaagagaaaagaataaaagaagaagaaagaaaacaaaaactggaAATGGAGAAACAAGAATTTGCTCAGCTGCGGCAAGAAATGGGGGAGGTAAAGCGCCTCACATACATGTCTACAAACACGCAACTGACACGCCACACGCTTCTCGCCCCATCCACCCCAAGGACTAATTCAACGTACCGGCTCTTAAAGGGGAACCGGTTTCTACTAATCCGATTAACAAAAAGCTTTCATTATcacccccataatataaagttttcagggagctgcatatcagccgtttggggatcagataacagagcgagaatcatacaatctactaaaccccccgactccttatcatactgcctgcggggaacaatagaatggctcagtcttaatcacccagccagactctctgactaatgaaagtctatggaggaacggacttcattagcactgccataaagcatcagctcagtgtggtgtttgagccgggaaactcacccaaaatatcacatgactgacagcaactgcggctccagatctgcagatgaAGGGAAGAAAACcatgttggtctcgtcttagattcaggagccatatgcgtATCCCGCGCATttataaattccctcactgtattactatctaccacttctgctaggaggctgttcctcttAGCTACTACGCTCTCAGGAAAGCATTACAACTAAGCCTCCAATCCTCTAATTGTAGATCATAACCTCTTGTTCTTACAATCACGCAGCGATCAGACCTTCTAATAGAGTCGCGCGGTGTTGGGGTGCCGCTTTGCTCGTCATTCAGCCAGACTTAATTTACACAAGACGAGCCTTACTGTAATTACAGCACAATTAACCCTTCACGTGGGCAACGAATAACTATACGCGAGCCTGGCATGCGACGGGTACCAGGCCAGTGCGCGGACTACGGAGCGCGGAGCTCGGACCCTCTCAGGAACCCGGTCTGGttcataatgattttttttttatttcaggaagAAATAAACGAAAGTAATGAAGTCAGAAGCACGGAATACGAAGAGCTGATCAAACTGAAAAGGACCGGATCCATTCAAGCGAAAAACCTAAAGAGCAAGTTCGAGAAGATCGGGAAATTGTCTGAAGACGAGATTCAGAAGAAGATAGAGGAGGAGAGATGCAGGAGGAAGGCGCTGGACGAGGAGCTGAGGGAGCGCGAGGCCGAGCATTTCCACGAGGTCAGGGTTTAGGGCTCTTTCAGGGGTTTTACTTTATAAAAGGCCCGTCTAGTCTCAAACCTCCATCAGTCGTTgggctcgtcttagattcaggagccgtatgtctatcccatgcatgttttaagcccctaccactcctgctgggaggctgttccacttatctaccaccccctcagtaaagtacaaCTTCCTTCCATCCCACCTGACCGGCCGTGTAATTGCAGGAAGACGACGTGGACGTCAGGCCCGCGGTGAAAAGCCAGGCTCCCTTCTCACATAAAGTGAACATGAAGGCGCGTTTCGAGCAGATGGCGAAGGCGCgggaggaggaggagcagcGCAGGATCGAGGAGCAAAAACTGCAGAGGATGCAATTTGAGCAGCAAGAGATAGATGCGGCGTTACAGAAGGTACCGGGGGGGGGCGATTAAAAGAGATCCGCgcactgggggggggttctgggcAAAGCGGAGAAAGCAGCAAGAATAtttaattggttgctatggtgactgcaccaCAACTGCTCTTTATTACATAACCCTTCGAAGCTTGTTCTCATGCAACAGGCATACagccaaataaaacacaaacgcCAAATATGTTAACATACAGATTAgattgcagaaaaataaatacaataaaaaaactaaaattgtcCAATTTAATCTGCCAAATTTTCTAGCTCCTATAGAAACACCAAACCTGTCTGCCTCTtgccaggagccgtatgcctatcccctcactgtatcggcctctaccacttccgctggtaGACTGctccccttatctaccaccctcttatgAAAGTAACGCTTCCTTACATAAGCTTTTCCCTTCCTGGTATTTATCCCTCCATCCCAGACGCATCTTCTGGCGAACTGAACCAATAAAAAACTGTTTTACAGAATAAAGACGACGACGAGGAAGAGGAAGCCAGCGTTAACGGCTCGCAGTACGAGGAGGAAGACCCGGCCCGCTCCGGAGCTCCCTGGTTTAAGAAGCCCTTAAAAAATATGTCCGTCATCGACGGCGAGCCGGTGCGATTCACGGTTAAAATCACAGGAGAGCCCAAACCCGCCGTCACATGGTGGTTCGAAGGAGAAATGCTGCAGGACTGCGAGGATTATCAGTACATCGAAAGAGGGGAGACCTTTTGCCTTTTCCTCCCCGAGACATTCCCAGAGGACGACGGGGAATACATGTGCAAAGCAGTGAACAGCAGGGGCACGGCCGCCAGCAGCTGCATCCTCAGCGTGGAGAGTAAGGGTTAATTCTGTTCAGACGCGCATGTCTCTAACACGCCAGCCTCCGTCTCTtacgcttctctctctctctctctttttgctCCAGCCGACGACTATTAACCTCCTGCTTCTCCGGAGAGCCCTTTCTCCCACTTCATGCTGCCTTCCTTTCTCTGCCGCGTAACGCTGGCGTCTCCGCGCGCCGGGCGACCCGCCGGGTGAGTTTGTAGGAGCCGGGTAACTACGAACGCACACAAAACCGTACCGGCCCCGGAGGACAGAGACCGGCGCTCTCTTTGCTTCCCTATCAGCGCGAAAACTTTGTGTTTggagttttattttaatgtcttgTTAGAGCAAATGTTTCACGTAAtgcattttacaataaaaaggtGATGAGTTTCTAAATTTTGTTAATATActgaatcgggggggggggaatttatAACTTGCCGGATCCTTTATATTAAACACAATTGCCTCGATTCCCATTCAGTGGAAAAACAGTATTTCCCATTTATTATCTTGCTGCCCCTTCACAGGGTACAAAGCGCCCGTCGCCCTGaggtatctgtgataatagcgttacggagggacctgcgcggctggatacaatctctagcgctagaggctcacgcgccgtccgctaaaacaCGGGGGAGAAagcaggaagcggcttccaactccCTGCTCGGGagagagagaacaggaagcagtttacaacttcctgctcagACAGAACTTCTCTAAGAGATTGTATTGCGCTGGCAGCAGATTCGGAGCATTATTGCGACAGCAGAGAGCGGGACGGATACACATGAAGACGTTCTGTAGATCGAGGCGATTGCAACCTTAGAGTATTAGAGATAAGGAAAACCGCATGGAATGCCACGGCTGACAGTAACAGGTTAAGAAGGATCGCAGCTTAATAGACTCCACTCCATGTAGGCACACTCCTCATCCCACACTTGGAtcataaaacattttggacTCCAGGTTTTAGGTGGAGGCCTTCAAAATCTCACTCCAAATTAAATGGGACCGGCTGCTTTTGGTTccataaaattaatttactaaACTTCACTAAAATAGGGACTGTTTTTGTAAAGTCAAGACTTCGCCTACATACTCAAAGCTCTAGCCCTTCAGTTTCCAAAAGATGATTAACCAGCAGTGAATTAACAAGGAGCGATAATCCTACCCCAGCCACAACAATCTCTTAAATGCCAGGGTTATATTACAAGACATAACCAAAGCAAATTTCATGATCTTGGGGTCTTTTAGACGTAGTTTCCATCTCACTCAGTGCATTGCTTTTGTCATCTGACTACATCCATGTTTGTGATTGGCTGTAGAAAGGATCACATGCACAGAAACTCAAGAATCAGTTGCCGGCTGACTGCTCCGGTCATGGTGCATCATACCGTTACTAGCCACCGAGTCCTGTAGAGATGTATCTCGTTTGTTGGTGGGCCCCAAGACTTAAGGTGGCACTCCAGTGGACCCAAGCAGCCTCAACGTATATAAGTACATTGTACACGACCCCTTACCTTGTTTAGTACAGCGCCCGCTCCATGGCCCGGTTTTATGCAGCCAATCCGCTGACAGGAAAGGATCTCCTCCAAAACATAGGCAAAGTTAATGTAAGGGGAGAGCTGCCCAACACATTGAGTgcagatggctggagtgccTTTTAAGACCACTTGAGCATCACATCAGACTATACCCAACGTTACCTTATTACTCAACCATTAAAACAGTCATTACAATTCTTGTAACACTAACCTACCATAGAGGGAACTAAATACCACCTTCCAGCTCAGATTCCTCACAAGAGCAAGTAATACAAATGGTGtaactcaccccccccccccacgtacTCTGCCAGCCAGGCATGGCCCTCACTTCCCCAAATCACAGCTATGGCTGGTGCTTCGTAACACAACGAAAGCCTGCATGAGCTGGATGGGATGCCAGCCCTGTTGCCCCCCAGGTATAGCGTTTAATCCACCTATTTCATCCCACCTTTCTTGGATTTCAGTCCACTTTTGGCAACATCAGAGaagaaaaaccaaaaacacaaatggagtcaataattacaatttagttttatttgtattgcaaaAGGCAGACAATTCCAGAAAAAGCAGAACAGGATATGCACACAAAATACGAAGATTAACAAAATTACaaccccccaacccccccaaaaaaatctgtCTTTAAAAACCTCCCAATTAAATGTAGGCTACTGACGAAGCTAAGATCGGTTTACAGCAAAATCTTCAGACTAAACTTAATTGTTCCAGCAGCAAAATGTGAACACATGAACACACAGTAACCATGGAAATGGGCGATATTACACAAACTAAGATGCATCACAGGCAGGTGAGAGCTCGGGGCCTGAGAAGTACCGTATGTGGATGTTATGAAGACGCTGGAAAGCAGACACTCTGACAACTCCCAGCCAGACATTCTCTAACCCCACAACCAGGCTGCGGCAGCACTCGTCCCCCACAACGTTCACTGAAAACACTATCCGTGACGTGTAAGAAATCTTGATGCAAGGGTTAATGTGTCCCGCTTTGGTTTttctataatacatataaaattgcCGGAGTTTATACGGGCCCTAAAGTGTCTTTATCTGCacgtaaaatgtatttctacacGCGCGCACGCACACGGCAGAGTATAAAGGCATCAGAAAATAAGGAGCAGACTACGCGTGGCATACATTATCTGACATTTATTGAAAGCATATAAACAAAGCGAGTCTTCAGTTATCATGCGCCAGTCACACTAATGTTAAGGTTTCGGTAAATCTACAAGCAACATTTAAAATTTACCTCCAATCCAAGTTCCTCTGTACCAggatattgtaaatatatacagagcCCCTTCTCCCGGCTTAATGGGGGCAGCCTTCCACACAGACCCCCAGAGAAAATGCAATTTGTGAACATTTAGGGCagctttatgtttaaatacGGTCTCACAAACAAGATTTATATtggaaaaggcatatcacatCAAGACTAGGTGATAAATATACAGCTAAACCGCATTATACAAGAGCTGCTGGAGCCATGAAGGCAGGGAAATAAAGAAATCGCAGCCAATTCTGACAAGCTGCTCAATAAAGCTTAGTTTGATCATTTATGTGGCTTTAAGACAAATACTTGTATTAAACAGGTGAAAACGGATTTCATTAGAATTGGTTTCAGCCAAACATTAAGGGAACAGGTAAACTTTTGTGCTGGATTTCATCACCTCTGCTGTAGCAGATTTCTCTGCAGAGTTAAAGGGGATTAGCTGGTGCCGATTAGCTAAATAGTGAAATGGCCCTGGTCAGAGACGACAGGCTGCAGGAGGGCAGAAAGGACGGATTTTAAACCTGCCAAGGCTGCACCCAACAGATATCAGTTTGCGACTACGGCGCCAGTTTGTTACAAAGGCGTCCCCTGGAAATAGTTTGCCGATACAGGACTTGCTGGGGGATGCTATGATTTTAAAGTAGTGCAGTACGGGTGACAACCTACAGAAAAGTGCAAGCCTGCGTGCGACAGCCGTTGAGTGCGATCACCAAACTGTCACAGATTACACAGAAGGCATTTAACCCCACACAAAAGCCACTGCAGCAGAGGGGATTCAGACATGACaggtaaattgcattaaaaaaatatgagggTTCCACAATTAAGCATaaaggtcatgtgatgtttcCACTAACTGTGCTCTATCATAcggtagaaaaataaaaacacagaaatacgatatatatacatgtaactTTCTGCTCTTAAAGTAGCGATATCCTACATAA is a genomic window of Spea bombifrons isolate aSpeBom1 chromosome 6, aSpeBom1.2.pri, whole genome shotgun sequence containing:
- the NEXN gene encoding nexilin isoform X7 translates to MTDVAQKAEILLSTSKPVQKTYVPKLAKGDVKNKFEAMQRAREERSQRRSTDEKQRRKEQYTRERIWNKRKQELKELLASDDEEENKTKQVDKGYVPKLTGTVKGKFAEMEKLRHEEEKKRMEEERKRRMEQDLKEKKKIQRELAKKAEEDETETQDKKTKENLTPGKLKLTFEELERQRQEERRKQAEEEARVRLEEERRAFEEARQHLVNEEGGDTTMDAHKEELRPGKLKLSFEEIERQRKEEERRAAEEEARRRIEEEKRAFAEARRNMAHDEEDEDGLAEAVKEFNPTGKLKMSFEELEKQRREAEHRRAEDEARRRLEEERRQFAEARKHMNADEASARLGAEGPDAYEQPDDESLPLSKTASQESLTPGKLEINFEEKLKHKIEEEKRIKEEERKQKLEMEKQEFAQLRQEMGEEEINESNEVRSTEYEELIKLKRTGSIQAKNLKSKFEKIGKLSEDEIQKKIEEERCRRKALDEELREREAEHFHEEDDVDVRPAVKSQAPFSHKVNMKARFEQMAKAREEEEQRRIEEQKLQRMQFEQQEIDAALQKNKDDDEEEEASVNGSQYEEEDPARSGAPWFKKPLKNMSVIDGEPVRFTVKITGEPKPAVTWWFEGEMLQDCEDYQYIERGETFCLFLPETFPEDDGEYMCKAVNSRGTAASSCILSVETDDY